The following are encoded in a window of Polynucleobacter sp. VK25 genomic DNA:
- a CDS encoding carbon-nitrogen hydrolase family protein, translating into MSTSASSAELKISSIQMVSTPDVQENLSTASRLIAAAAADGAQLAVLPEYFCLMGLKDTDKVRAREGIGNGPIQEQLSQIAKENNLYLVAGTIPLEAKDPNKVLNTTLVFDSAGQVISRYDKIHLFGFQTATERYQESETIEAGNKPGLLKLAINGHDWTFGLSICYDLRFPELYRALGQVDCHIIPAAFTYTTGKDHWEILLRARAIENQCYVLASAQGGKHQNQRRTWGNSMLIDPWGGILANLPEGEGFISGVLCKDKLNEVRSKLPALAHRKL; encoded by the coding sequence ATGAGCACATCAGCAAGCAGTGCAGAACTCAAGATTTCCTCGATTCAGATGGTTTCTACCCCCGATGTACAAGAGAACCTATCTACAGCGAGCAGGCTCATCGCCGCTGCAGCGGCAGATGGTGCGCAGTTAGCCGTTCTACCCGAGTACTTTTGCTTGATGGGCCTCAAAGATACCGATAAAGTTCGCGCCAGAGAAGGCATTGGAAATGGCCCTATTCAAGAGCAGCTCTCCCAAATTGCTAAAGAGAATAATTTATATTTGGTGGCAGGCACCATTCCACTGGAAGCAAAAGATCCCAATAAAGTACTGAACACCACTCTTGTTTTTGATTCTGCTGGTCAAGTAATTTCTCGTTACGACAAAATTCATTTATTTGGCTTTCAAACCGCAACTGAGCGCTATCAAGAATCGGAAACAATTGAAGCCGGCAATAAACCAGGCCTCTTAAAACTTGCCATTAATGGGCATGATTGGACATTTGGCTTGAGTATTTGCTATGACCTACGTTTTCCAGAGCTCTATCGCGCCCTGGGCCAAGTTGACTGTCATATCATCCCCGCTGCATTTACTTACACTACTGGCAAAGACCATTGGGAAATCCTCTTACGTGCCCGAGCGATTGAAAATCAATGCTACGTCCTTGCTTCTGCACAGGGCGGAAAACATCAAAATCAACGTCGCACTTGGGGTAACAGCATGCTAATTGATCCATGGGGTGGCATCTTGGCTAACCTACCTGAGGGAGAAGGCTTTATTTCAGGGGTTTTATGCAAAGATAAATTAAACGAGGTACGCTCTAAGTTACCCGCACTTGCGCATCGTAAGCTTTAA
- a CDS encoding YhdP family protein, translating into MLQNIIPPRLKSVLAKHPQGSSRAWRKRALILAGVTLALFVLGHVGVRFVLWPQIEKSKASVERLISARIGAEVSMDSLQVSWTGIRPNFEIEGLRFNGPDKLKPLLLVQKIYGQLSWASFYHLAPYFHEINIEGAEIHAQRNSKGVITIAGISIDGKANDYSAENWLFAQNEIRISDVKLYWDDQLKKKAITSIGIESLSLSNGIRSHEGSLSATTPWTKGPLTLDIDLVHHIGGQAGNWRDWIGTVSWKLNELQLSQMSSDFSLPLNTLEGILNSNGKLKIDNGNPDGGEIYLTADNLTIQLSKNEDAIALGRLETNLTQETDGGLISVTTKTFAWRDIDSPKSAPLENLSPMTFRWRPPSGDGEIKEFGFSSPKILVEDVALFALNLPLSKKVHQWIKASKADGELQDLDIKWSESNSPLSALNIPGGWFKSNKLDFTVSGKLIDLSFVGINKSMPSVTKLSGFLTADQNKGSFSIKSNDLELEVNDLLVDPKIKLDQANGQISWSKQKGNWVVNAKQLELSNPEISTTLNLSYMIGEDKKPDYMTLDMDFAQANLKTAYRYLPVGMGSDAKTYLSKAFDAGLIKKGNLHIKGDPNGVPFPKTGAGEFTLSLPIAGATFSPVPTSSPAQGIWSAFNNVNGVINVRNENFTVDIAQANYKQVTLSNFHAEIPSISAKQLLLTVNGGAQGDAPQLLEYLFASPVGKKQIELERNLKITGSTNVNLDLKIPLTGSGDTSTDIQLSFPGNRVQWAELPPFENLKGKIRITEVNPEFEDITANFLGGAIKISSAQSKQGAQSYDISGDVSAKFIRDYFSNDTAVQAFPILQALSGLARYDGTINFSKGNSETKLKIDMRDWGSTAPAPAKKQAGTAMSGNLTLKTFAKNKTNSSRLSWDGKIGDVYYIQGEIAADDTLRHAVGIGTPAIPPQQGFQLNLVSSELNLDLWQDFLSQQTRKNSAPNSNTLNNIQIAAQVKQLTLFDRIWQDLNLTATNKNSAWQLRLRGSPQIAGNIQYQPSSQSVVGDLISGRLARLKIPEAVVITPTPTPTKQGSKNPISKNKIEPGSIPSIDLTIDDFDWNKAQLGQAKIKTKTTGNVLNIDSIQFNNPQGSSTLTGRWAGGTQSTPSHTNLNIDLEVKDAGQIIEHWTNQKSVEGGQGKLTVNADWDGAPFSPNYETLAGKATMNLEKGRLLEVNTSGAKLLDVLSLQSLFRFATFDLKGSLGNIVTKGTPFNSIDASFDINAGVAQTKQFTMGLDQARVAMTGQINLPKQTQDLRVTIFPTIDATAGSLAAFVINPIVGLGALVGQYLITSQINRNFQSDYLVQGSWENPEVIPLDQRGQPIDAKTLDTIRSKDLLKEQTKPSSSSGPQSNPSNSGTPNKTPN; encoded by the coding sequence ATGCTGCAAAACATTATTCCGCCTCGCCTCAAGAGCGTGCTTGCTAAACATCCTCAAGGCTCGAGTCGAGCTTGGCGTAAGCGTGCCCTCATTTTGGCTGGGGTTACATTAGCCCTTTTTGTTCTCGGGCATGTTGGCGTGCGTTTTGTTCTTTGGCCACAAATTGAGAAATCCAAGGCCTCAGTTGAAAGACTGATAAGTGCTCGCATTGGCGCTGAAGTGTCGATGGACTCCCTACAGGTGTCATGGACAGGCATTAGACCCAATTTCGAAATTGAAGGTTTGCGCTTCAACGGGCCGGACAAATTAAAACCACTCTTGTTGGTTCAAAAAATATATGGGCAGCTCAGTTGGGCCTCTTTTTATCACCTTGCACCGTATTTTCATGAGATCAATATTGAGGGCGCTGAAATTCATGCTCAACGCAACAGTAAGGGTGTCATTACTATTGCTGGCATTTCGATTGATGGAAAAGCGAATGACTATTCTGCAGAGAACTGGCTATTTGCTCAAAATGAAATTCGCATTAGCGATGTCAAACTTTATTGGGACGATCAGCTCAAGAAGAAGGCTATCACCTCAATCGGGATCGAGAGCCTTTCCCTTAGCAATGGCATTCGCAGCCATGAAGGCTCACTGAGTGCGACCACGCCTTGGACTAAAGGCCCGCTTACACTTGATATTGATTTAGTTCATCACATCGGCGGTCAAGCTGGTAATTGGCGCGATTGGATTGGAACCGTATCCTGGAAACTTAATGAACTCCAGCTGAGTCAAATGTCCAGCGACTTTTCCTTACCACTCAATACCCTTGAGGGAATCCTGAATTCCAATGGAAAACTAAAAATTGATAATGGCAATCCTGATGGCGGGGAAATTTATTTAACTGCAGACAACCTCACTATTCAACTATCTAAAAATGAAGATGCTATTGCACTTGGAAGATTAGAAACCAACCTAACTCAAGAAACTGATGGTGGATTGATCTCTGTTACAACCAAGACATTTGCTTGGCGCGATATTGATAGCCCCAAATCTGCCCCGTTAGAAAATTTAAGTCCAATGACCTTTCGCTGGAGGCCCCCATCTGGCGATGGTGAAATAAAAGAGTTTGGATTTTCATCTCCAAAGATTCTGGTGGAAGATGTTGCTTTATTTGCACTGAATCTACCCTTATCAAAAAAAGTTCACCAATGGATTAAGGCCTCCAAAGCAGATGGCGAACTACAAGATCTCGATATCAAATGGTCAGAAAGTAACTCACCCTTATCAGCCCTCAATATTCCTGGGGGATGGTTTAAGTCGAATAAGTTAGATTTCACTGTGAGCGGAAAGCTCATCGATTTAAGTTTTGTTGGCATTAATAAATCGATGCCATCGGTGACAAAGCTTTCAGGCTTCCTGACTGCAGACCAAAACAAGGGCAGCTTCTCCATTAAATCAAACGACCTTGAGCTTGAGGTAAATGATTTATTGGTTGACCCCAAAATTAAGCTGGATCAAGCCAATGGTCAAATATCCTGGTCAAAGCAAAAAGGGAACTGGGTTGTTAATGCAAAGCAGTTAGAGCTTAGCAATCCGGAGATTTCAACAACACTCAATCTAAGCTACATGATTGGCGAGGATAAAAAGCCAGACTACATGACTCTAGATATGGACTTTGCACAAGCCAATCTAAAAACTGCTTACCGATATTTGCCGGTTGGCATGGGAAGCGATGCTAAAACCTATTTAAGCAAAGCGTTTGATGCGGGCCTGATTAAAAAAGGGAATCTTCATATTAAGGGCGATCCTAATGGGGTGCCATTCCCCAAAACAGGTGCAGGAGAGTTCACACTCAGCCTCCCTATCGCTGGCGCTACCTTCAGCCCTGTACCTACCTCATCACCCGCCCAAGGTATCTGGTCTGCATTTAATAACGTCAATGGCGTTATTAATGTGCGGAACGAAAACTTTACAGTAGACATTGCTCAAGCAAATTACAAACAAGTTACTCTTAGCAACTTTCATGCGGAAATCCCTAGTATCAGCGCAAAACAATTACTTCTCACTGTCAATGGAGGGGCGCAAGGTGATGCCCCACAATTATTGGAGTATTTATTTGCATCACCTGTCGGCAAGAAACAAATTGAGCTTGAGCGCAATCTAAAAATAACAGGGTCTACCAACGTAAATCTAGACTTAAAAATTCCTCTGACTGGTAGCGGGGATACCAGCACAGACATACAGTTAAGCTTTCCTGGTAATAGGGTTCAGTGGGCTGAATTGCCGCCATTTGAAAACCTCAAAGGAAAAATTCGGATTACTGAAGTTAATCCAGAATTTGAAGACATCACCGCTAATTTCCTGGGTGGAGCTATTAAGATTTCAAGTGCGCAATCTAAGCAAGGCGCCCAAAGCTATGACATCTCGGGAGATGTGTCCGCAAAATTTATCAGGGATTACTTCTCAAACGATACCGCCGTACAAGCATTTCCGATATTGCAAGCACTCAGCGGATTAGCTAGATACGACGGCACCATTAACTTCAGTAAAGGCAATAGCGAAACCAAGCTAAAGATTGATATGCGTGATTGGGGCAGTACTGCTCCAGCGCCAGCGAAAAAACAAGCTGGTACTGCGATGTCGGGTAACCTTACCCTCAAAACCTTTGCAAAGAATAAAACCAATTCAAGCCGTCTCTCTTGGGATGGAAAGATTGGCGATGTTTACTATATTCAAGGTGAGATAGCTGCTGACGATACCCTTCGTCACGCAGTTGGCATTGGAACTCCCGCCATTCCTCCACAACAAGGTTTTCAGCTTAACCTAGTTAGTAGTGAGCTGAACTTAGACCTATGGCAAGACTTTTTAAGTCAGCAAACTAGAAAAAATTCGGCGCCCAACTCCAATACTCTCAATAACATTCAGATTGCCGCCCAAGTAAAACAATTAACATTGTTTGACCGCATCTGGCAGGACTTAAATTTAACGGCTACCAATAAAAATTCCGCTTGGCAACTACGCCTAAGGGGATCGCCTCAAATTGCTGGCAATATCCAATACCAACCATCTTCACAGTCTGTAGTCGGCGATCTGATTAGTGGGCGGCTTGCACGTCTAAAGATTCCTGAAGCTGTGGTTATTACACCCACACCCACACCCACAAAGCAGGGCTCAAAAAATCCAATCAGTAAAAACAAAATTGAGCCAGGATCTATACCGAGCATTGATTTAACTATTGATGACTTTGATTGGAATAAGGCTCAACTTGGCCAAGCAAAAATCAAAACCAAAACAACTGGCAATGTCCTTAATATTGATTCCATTCAATTCAATAACCCTCAAGGCAGCTCAACCCTCACAGGCCGCTGGGCTGGAGGTACACAAAGTACGCCTTCCCATACAAACTTAAATATCGATCTTGAGGTTAAAGATGCTGGTCAGATTATTGAACATTGGACCAACCAAAAATCAGTAGAAGGCGGCCAAGGCAAGCTCACTGTAAATGCAGATTGGGATGGCGCCCCTTTTAGCCCTAACTACGAGACCTTAGCGGGCAAAGCAACAATGAATCTTGAAAAAGGACGTCTTTTGGAAGTCAATACCAGTGGCGCCAAATTGCTCGATGTTCTCAGCTTACAAAGCTTATTTAGATTCGCTACGTTTGATCTTAAGGGCAGCCTTGGAAATATTGTTACCAAAGGAACTCCGTTTAATAGCATTGATGCCTCTTTTGACATTAATGCTGGTGTGGCACAAACCAAGCAATTCACGATGGGTTTAGATCAGGCTCGGGTTGCCATGACGGGGCAAATTAATCTCCCTAAACAAACACAAGATTTACGCGTCACTATCTTCCCAACGATTGATGCAACTGCTGGATCACTCGCTGCCTTTGTCATCAACCCTATTGTTGGGCTTGGCGCATTAGTTGGTCAGTACCTAATTACGAGCCAAATCAATCGAAATTTTCAATCAGACTATTTAGTGCAGGGGTCTTGGGAAAATCCTGAGGTGATTCCTTTAGATCAAAGGGGTCAACCAATCGATGCTAAAACTTTAGATACGATCCGCAGTAAGGATTTGCTGAAAGAGCAAACTAAGCCAAGCAGCAGTTCTGGTCCACAAAGTAATCCGAGCAATTCCGGCACCCCCAATAAAACTCCTAACTAA